The Nitratidesulfovibrio sp. DNA segment GAAAAGCTCATCGGCATCTGCAAGAAGCACAACGTGATCATCGCGCACGACACGGCCTACACTGAGGTCTACTACGACGAGAATGACAAGCCCATGAGCATTCTTGAAGTGGAAGGCGCCAAAGACGTGACCATAGAGTTCCACTCGTTGTCCAAGACTTACAACATGACCGGCTGGCGCGTGGGCATGGCCGTGGGCAACGCCTCGCTGGTGGCGGGCCTTGGCAAGGTGAAGGAAAACGTGGACTCCGGCATCTTCCAGGCCGTGCAGGAAGCCTCCATCGTGGCCCTGCGCGATGGCGACGACTTCTGCCGCGAACTGCGCGCCATCTACCGCAAGCGCCGTGACGTGGTGGTGGCCGCCCTGAACAAGGTGGGCATTGCCTGCCGCGTGCCCAGCGCCGCGTTCTACATCTGGGCCAAGGTGCCCGCCGGGTACGGCTCGTCCGCCGAATTCGTCACCGCCGTGCTGGAAAAGACCGGCGTGGTGCTGACCCCCGGAAACGGCTTCGGCACGCCGGGCGAAGGCTACTTCCGCATTTCGCTCACCGTGGACACCGACCGCCTCGAGGAGGCCGTGTCACGCATCGCGAACCTGTAATCGCCTACGTCTGCCTGGGGTCCAACCTGCCGCCGCCAAACGTCCAAAAGGGCGTGGGGGCGGACGCGCCGGGGGGCGACCCCGCCGACAATCTCGTCCGGGCCGTGGCGGCACTAGCCGCCCTGCCCGGCGTTGTCGTTGGCGCGGTGTCGCCCGTGTACCGAACGGAACCGCAGGGCTACCGCGACCAGCCGTGGTTTGCCAACCAGGTGATCCGGCTGGAATGCTCGCCGGACATCACGCCGGAAGGGCTGCTGGATCGCCTGCTGGCCGTGGAGCAGGAACTGGGCCGCAGCCGGGCGTATGCACCGGAAGGCGGGGAAGGCGACGGGGCGCAGGCGTCGGAATCGGCATCGACCGCACCGCAGGCGTCGGAGCAGGGTGGCGGGGTGCCTCCGCATGATCCCGCCATCCGGTACGCCCCGCGCACCATCGACATGGATTTGTTGCTGTTCGGCGATGTGGTGCGGAATACGCCGCGTCTGACGCTGCCGCACCCGCGCATGCGCGAACGGGCCTTTGTCCTGGTGCCGCTGCATGATATCGCCCCCGAACTTGCTTTCCCAGACGGGCAAAGTCTGATACACGCCCTGAAATCGCTGACGTTCACCCTGCACGACGGGTGCATCGGCCAGTGAACGGCCAGGCGGTGCGACTGCACTCCCGGCCTTCATCAACGCCTCTAGGACCCAAAGGGAGTCTGGCATGCTCAAGTGGCTTTTGCTGATCGCGGCAGGCTATTTTCTCTACCGTCTCGTGACCAACGAGTCGCGCAAGAAGAGCAAGGATGACAAGAAGCAGAAGGAAGAAATGGTGGCCACCGGCGAAATGGTGCGCGACCCCGTCTGCGGCGCATACATCGACGCCAACGGCGGCGTTACCGTGCGCGATGGCGAGAAGACGTACCGTTTTTGCAGCTACGAATGCCGTGACGCTTTCCTGAAGCAGTTGGAAAGCGGCGGTCGCGAAATTCCCGCGCACGAGGAAAAGGACGCCGAGTAGCCCGGTTGCTGGCGGGCCTTGCCGATTCCGCCGGAGCGTCCCGCTGCCCGCGCACTCCGCTGGCCTTGTACGCCCGGCAACCTGTAGGCCGCCAGGGTGCCCGTTTTCGCAGTTGCGCATTCTTCGTGATGTCGCCGTGCCCCGGAAGCATGTGCTCCGTTGCGGGGGCGGTGACCTGACGCAGGAGGCTCCGGTTTATGCAGTTCTTTCTGGATACGGCCAACCTTGCCGAGATACGCGCCGCCAAGGCCTGGGGCCTGCTGGACGGCGTGACCACCAATCCCACGCTGATGTCCCGCGAAGGCGGTGACTGGCGCGCGGTCATGCAGACCATCTGCCGCGAGGTGGAAGGCCCTGTGAGCCTGGAGGCCGTGGGCGATACCGCCGACGAACTCATCGCCATGGGGCTGGACCTTGTGCGCAACGGCCCCAACGTGGTGGTCAAGATTCCCATGACCCCCGAAGGGCTGAAGGCCGTGCGCGTGCTGAAGTCCAAGGGTGTGGACACCAACGTGACCCTGGTCTTTTCGCCCATGCAGGCCTTGCTGGCCGCCAAGGCCGGGGCCTCGTTCGTCTCGCCCTTCGTGGGCAGGCTGGACGGTCTGTCGCAGGACGGAATGCAGCTTGTGGCCGACATCATGGCCATCCTGCGCAATTATTCCGGCATGGGGATGGATGCCCGGGTCATCGTGGCCAGCGTGCGCCATCCGCGCCACGTGGCCGAGGCGGCCTTGATGGGCGCCCATGTGGCCACCGTGCCGTTTGCCGTGCTGCGCCAGATGTTCGACCACCCGCTGACCACGTCCGGGCTCGATACCTTCAACAAGGACTGGGCGACGCTGAACGGCTAGCGGATTTCCGCCGTCTGGTCCCCGGTGCTGTTTCGTACGACGATTTTTCTCTGACTACCCGAAAAACGGGCATCATCCCCAGTGGATGGTGCCCGTTTTTGCGTCCAGGGCGGAAAAACGCGCGAAATGGCCGTGTGCGCCGCGAATGCACTCCGGACAGGCGAAGGGCCGGATTTTGAAATTTCGAGGCGGAAATCAGGTGGCTGCAGGTGCTCGTTTTGCTGGCGGCGAGGGGGCATCCGCCATGTCCTCTCATGCAAGTGTCCTGCGAACCGGCATGCGAAAGGACGTTGGCCTTGCGAAGGGACCGGGAAGAACACCGGGTGGGCAGCGGTGCCGCATGCGTCGTCGCACAGGATAGCTGGCACGATTTCAGATGCCCGGACAGCATGAGGTGGTCCGAGTGCGTCGCCTCGATCAATCGGTGTTTGCGATAGAATGGCCGTTCGAAGTTCAGCAGGCAAGCCAGCATGCTGTGCGCGTGTGGTCGACGCATATTCCGGAGGGGGGCTGGATTCGAGTTCGCAGGGGGCGTCGGAGCTGGTCGCGAACCCGGGTTGCGTCGCCATCCTCTCTCTTGCGGGTTTTCAAGATGTCCCATAATGCAAATTATGTTAACTTTTCGAGATCGAGAAGTCTTTTATTCCGAACTGATATGATTTCTCGATTTTATGTGAAACAACCGGTGGCTTTCCGATGCTCCCCTGTTGCGAACGGGGTTTTTGCAGCGTCTGTTCTGCGGCCCTTTCGTGCGTGCTGCGAGGCATGGCTCGGTCACGTGGCATTTCGGGCAGCTGGTGCGGGATGTCTGTGTGAGGTATTTCAAGAGATGTTATCGTCATGTGCGATCAAGGCGGGGCGTAAACGTCACCGCCGACCGATGTAGGTGCTGGTTGTGTACTCCGCCCTGTTGTGACTATTGGTGGGGGTACTGAGCAAGGGACTGAACGCGGGATTGTTGCAGGAGCCTTGCGCGAGACATGGTATCGATCTGGCTGGCCTATCCCGTTTGCAATCGCATTTCGCGATATATGGACGAGCCAAAAAAGACCGCCGGAAGCGCGTGTGCGCCACCGGCGGGGTCTGTTCGATCGCTGTGAATGGTCGGTGAATGCGGGAATACGAGGCGGCAGGCGGAATCAGTCGTCGTGCTTGGGGCGGGTCTTCCAGCGTTTGTGCATCCAGAACCACTGCTCCGGATGGGCGCGCACCGCCCTTTCCACGGCCTCCGTGTAGTACCGGGCCACGGCTTCAACCTTTTCGTTCCGGTCCCCGTCCAGAGTGGTGGTGTCCAGCGGTTCGTCGATGTACAGCCGGTAGCGACCGCCCTCGCGGAGAATGAAAGCTGGCCACACCTCTGCCTCGGCCCGCACGGCAAGCAGGGCCGGCCCCATGTTCACGGCGGCGGTTTCACCCAGGAACGGCAGAAAGGTGGCCTCGTCGCGGCGGCAGTTGTGATCCACCAGAAAGCCTACGCAGCCGCTGCGTTTCAATCCCTTGAGCACGGTGAACACGGCGTTGCGGTGGTCCACCACCTGCAACCCGCGTGCACCGCGCATGGCGAAGATGAAGTCGTTGAGGGTGTCATTGCTGTTGCGGCGCACCACCACCATGCGGGGGCGGTCCAGATGCCATTGCCCCATCAGCGAGGACATGAATTCCCAGGCGCCAAGATGTGCCGTGGTTGCCACCACGGGGCGGTCGCCTTCGGCCAGTCTGCGCAGTTGTTCGGGGTTGTCGATGATGAGGCGGTTGCCCGTCTCCTCGAAGCCGAACTGCCCTACCAGAAGCACTTCCAGGAAGGAGCGGGCGTTGTGGGCAAAGCTTTCCCGCGCGATGCGCGTGGCCTCTTGCTGCGGCACGCCGAGATGCTCGGCGATGGCACGGATTGCCAGGCGCCGCCTGCCGGGCAGGCAGTGCCACAGCAGCGCGCCCAGTGCGTTGCCGTACCGGGTTATGCCGTCGAATCCCCGCCTGGCCAGGGAGCGGGCCAGCATGTGCAGCAGGCGCGGCATCAGGCCCTTTGGAGCAGCGGCTGGCTGCGAGCCGGTAGCCGCGCTGGGGGCGGGGGAAATGTCGTCGCGGGGAGCAGGCGTAGTCATCGCAATCCTTCAAGTCTGGCTTCAAGGTCCGCGCAGGCGGCGGCCAAGGCCGCATCCGCGCCCTGCCTGCCCTCGTTCTGCGCCGTGTCGTTCAGGGGCATGGCTTCCGGATCGGGCAGCCGGTATGGCGCGCCGAACACCACGCGCACGCGGGAAAACGGCAGCGGCACCTGAAACCGGTCCCAGGCACGTTCGAATACCTTGGCGCGCTCCAGGAACATGCGCATGGGCACGATGGGTGCCCGTGCCCGCTGCGCCAGAAAGATCGCGCCCGGCTTGACCTTGTGGCGCGGGCCGCGCGGCCCGTCCACGGTCACGCAACCACACAATCCTTCCTTGCGCATCAGCCGCGCCGCGCCGATCAGTGCCTTGACCCCCCCGCGCGAGCTGGACCCCCGCGCCGTGCGCAGGCCCAGCCGTTGCAGCACCTGGGCCAGGTATTCGCCGTCGCGGCTCTGGCTGACCACGGTGACGATCTCCAGGTCGCCCCGCACGTGCATCAGCGGAAAGATTTCGTCGTGCCACAGCGCAAAGACCATGGGGGTACGGGCATGCCACAGTTCGTCCACGGCTTCGCGCCCGGCGATGTCGTAGCGCAGGGTGGCGCACCAGGCCTTGTACAGCCCGTAGAGCGGCGGTGCGATGAGGGCGGGGGGCAGCTTCACGCGGGGGCTCCGGCGGCGGGTATGGCCGCGCCCTGCTCCGCCCCGTCCCTGGCGCCATTGGCGGCATCGGTGGCGAACTGCATGGCATACAGCCGGGCGTACAGGGTGCACCGGCCCAGCAGTTCCTCGTGCCGCCCGGCATCCACGATGCGCCCCTGCTCCATGACCAGGATGCGGTCGGCGGAAAGAATGGTGGAGAGGCGGTGGGCAATGACGATGCTGGTGCGGTTTTCCATCAGGTTGTCCAGGGCCTTCTGGACGATGCGCTCGGCCTCGGAGTCCAGCGCGCTGGTGGCCTCGTCCAGAA contains these protein-coding regions:
- the fsa gene encoding fructose-6-phosphate aldolase, with the protein product MQFFLDTANLAEIRAAKAWGLLDGVTTNPTLMSREGGDWRAVMQTICREVEGPVSLEAVGDTADELIAMGLDLVRNGPNVVVKIPMTPEGLKAVRVLKSKGVDTNVTLVFSPMQALLAAKAGASFVSPFVGRLDGLSQDGMQLVADIMAILRNYSGMGMDARVIVASVRHPRHVAEAALMGAHVATVPFAVLRQMFDHPLTTSGLDTFNKDWATLNG
- a CDS encoding acyltransferase; amino-acid sequence: MTTPAPRDDISPAPSAATGSQPAAAPKGLMPRLLHMLARSLARRGFDGITRYGNALGALLWHCLPGRRRLAIRAIAEHLGVPQQEATRIARESFAHNARSFLEVLLVGQFGFEETGNRLIIDNPEQLRRLAEGDRPVVATTAHLGAWEFMSSLMGQWHLDRPRMVVVRRNSNDTLNDFIFAMRGARGLQVVDHRNAVFTVLKGLKRSGCVGFLVDHNCRRDEATFLPFLGETAAVNMGPALLAVRAEAEVWPAFILREGGRYRLYIDEPLDTTTLDGDRNEKVEAVARYYTEAVERAVRAHPEQWFWMHKRWKTRPKHDD
- the folK gene encoding 2-amino-4-hydroxy-6-hydroxymethyldihydropteridine diphosphokinase, with the translated sequence MGSNLPPPNVQKGVGADAPGGDPADNLVRAVAALAALPGVVVGAVSPVYRTEPQGYRDQPWFANQVIRLECSPDITPEGLLDRLLAVEQELGRSRAYAPEGGEGDGAQASESASTAPQASEQGGGVPPHDPAIRYAPRTIDMDLLLFGDVVRNTPRLTLPHPRMRERAFVLVPLHDIAPELAFPDGQSLIHALKSLTFTLHDGCIGQ
- a CDS encoding lysophospholipid acyltransferase family protein, giving the protein MKLPPALIAPPLYGLYKAWCATLRYDIAGREAVDELWHARTPMVFALWHDEIFPLMHVRGDLEIVTVVSQSRDGEYLAQVLQRLGLRTARGSSSRGGVKALIGAARLMRKEGLCGCVTVDGPRGPRHKVKPGAIFLAQRARAPIVPMRMFLERAKVFERAWDRFQVPLPFSRVRVVFGAPYRLPDPEAMPLNDTAQNEGRQGADAALAAACADLEARLEGLR
- a CDS encoding transcriptional regulator, with the protein product MLKWLLLIAAGYFLYRLVTNESRKKSKDDKKQKEEMVATGEMVRDPVCGAYIDANGGVTVRDGEKTYRFCSYECRDAFLKQLESGGREIPAHEEKDAE
- a CDS encoding LL-diaminopimelate aminotransferase; protein product: MADFKLADRLATLPPYLFAGIDKVKAEVAARGVDIISLGIGDPDMPTPDFIIEAMKKAVERPANHQYPSYVGMLEFRQEVANWYGRRFGVSLDPKTEVIGLIGSKEGIAHFPLAFVNPGDLVLVCTPNYPVYHIATGFVGGEVQFIPLVEENDYLPDLDAIPAATWDRAKMIFVNYPNNPTAATAPHAFYEKLIGICKKHNVIIAHDTAYTEVYYDENDKPMSILEVEGAKDVTIEFHSLSKTYNMTGWRVGMAVGNASLVAGLGKVKENVDSGIFQAVQEASIVALRDGDDFCRELRAIYRKRRDVVVAALNKVGIACRVPSAAFYIWAKVPAGYGSSAEFVTAVLEKTGVVLTPGNGFGTPGEGYFRISLTVDTDRLEEAVSRIANL